A DNA window from Flavisolibacter ginsenosidimutans contains the following coding sequences:
- a CDS encoding choice-of-anchor E domain-containing protein — protein MKKLYSAFTLTPFFVLLLLAHQSQAQCIGGGAPGATAYDTTVRFPSGTTHKQIKFPKFDAQSGMLTCVKLIVTMTAIIDTTSFENLLSSPYTVSRTYDRSDAMAGPGLTPSLTNSYNRTQSFPLGPNDNVPNSGSDFYSNGKDTIMRQQMVRTLTDSTAISAFYGTDSVAYDYDINVTTNVSGSGDIATYMRTSTYVNFRFEYCTCPISSLPLGLKNFSVMKKGNTGAGLRWEAEAGSDNYFYEIEVSRDGQSFSPAAVLNKETTLAKPVYQYGYALKPNDYGRYYFRVKQQWLDGYYRYSEVRLVDFANPLFSTVSLYPNPSTGAVGVKFVAAKAGMYSVKVSNTAGQLVTNKDVQVAETDFKQLAALQRGTYYVKITELSTGASCVQQLFVQ, from the coding sequence ATGAAAAAACTCTACTCCGCCTTCACTTTAACACCATTCTTTGTCCTGCTTTTGCTTGCTCATCAAAGCCAGGCCCAATGCATCGGCGGCGGCGCACCCGGCGCTACGGCTTACGACACCACTGTTCGCTTTCCTTCCGGCACTACGCACAAGCAAATTAAATTTCCAAAGTTCGATGCGCAATCGGGCATGCTTACCTGCGTAAAGCTGATTGTTACCATGACGGCAATAATTGATACGACGTCCTTTGAAAACCTCCTGAGCAGCCCTTATACGGTTTCCCGCACGTACGACCGCAGCGATGCCATGGCCGGTCCCGGCCTGACACCTTCGCTTACCAACAGTTACAACCGCACGCAATCTTTTCCGCTTGGACCCAACGATAACGTTCCGAACTCCGGCAGCGACTTTTATTCGAACGGCAAAGACACCATCATGCGCCAGCAGATGGTGCGAACGCTTACTGATTCCACCGCCATCTCGGCTTTTTACGGTACCGACAGCGTGGCGTACGACTACGATATTAACGTAACGACCAATGTATCGGGGAGCGGCGACATAGCCACTTATATGCGCACCTCCACCTATGTAAACTTTCGCTTTGAATATTGCACTTGTCCAATTTCCAGCCTGCCGCTGGGACTGAAAAACTTTTCGGTGATGAAGAAGGGCAACACCGGTGCCGGCTTGCGCTGGGAAGCCGAGGCCGGCAGCGACAATTATTTTTATGAAATAGAGGTAAGCCGCGACGGGCAAAGCTTTTCCCCTGCGGCCGTTTTGAACAAAGAAACAACGCTGGCCAAACCGGTTTATCAATACGGCTATGCTCTTAAGCCAAACGACTACGGCCGTTATTATTTTCGTGTGAAGCAACAATGGCTTGACGGTTATTACCGCTACTCCGAAGTGCGTTTGGTAGATTTTGCCAATCCTTTGTTTTCAACGGTGAGCCTTTATCCCAATCCGTCAACGGGTGCTGTGGGCGTTAAGTTTGTTGCGGCCAAAGCGGGGATGTATTCCGTAAAGGTTTCCAATACGGCAGGGCAACTTGTAACAAACAAAGACGTGCAGGTGGCCGAAACGGATTTTAAACAATTGGCTGCTTTGCAACGCGGAACCTACTATGTAAAAATTACCGA
- a CDS encoding porin family protein, translated as MKKILFALAIVAVSFAANAQKTSAAKESEFVFGGGVRVGLPVGDVHNAYSFVIGAELQGEYMFSPQVSGTLTAGYEEWLGKTIAGFKIPSTGFIPVLAGVRVYPSPDFFIGGKAGVTFSTESGGGSSFTYEPQVGYNTSKFQLALGYQAFTNGGTTAHLGLTGIYKFH; from the coding sequence ATGAAAAAAATCCTCTTCGCATTGGCGATCGTAGCGGTTTCATTTGCCGCAAACGCACAGAAAACTTCAGCAGCTAAAGAAAGTGAATTCGTATTTGGTGGTGGCGTACGCGTAGGCCTGCCTGTTGGTGATGTTCACAACGCTTACAGCTTTGTTATTGGTGCAGAACTGCAAGGCGAGTACATGTTTTCACCACAAGTTTCCGGAACCTTAACCGCAGGTTATGAAGAGTGGCTTGGAAAAACAATTGCCGGTTTTAAAATTCCCTCGACTGGTTTTATTCCGGTTCTTGCTGGCGTTCGTGTTTATCCTTCACCTGACTTCTTTATTGGTGGCAAAGCTGGTGTCACGTTCAGCACTGAGTCAGGCGGTGGTAGCTCATTCACCTACGAACCTCAGGTTGGTTACAATACCAGTAAGTTTCAACTTGCATTAGGCTACCAGGCGTTTACCAACGGTGGTACAACCGCACATCTCGGCTTAACCGGTATTTATAAGTTCCATTAA
- a CDS encoding response regulator, producing the protein MTKYTTSKHIVVYADDDPDDVELVQEAFEQFASNVEVITFADGSRALSYLRNLTEADLLPCLIILDVNMPVLNGKETLLRLRQLHKYDNVPVVLFTTSSMPVDRQFATHNNAGFVTKPLGFEQMEMITHSFIDHCSEETQKKIRRMGS; encoded by the coding sequence ATGACCAAATACACAACCTCAAAACACATTGTGGTTTACGCCGACGATGATCCGGACGACGTTGAGTTGGTGCAGGAAGCCTTTGAACAGTTTGCCAGCAATGTGGAGGTCATTACCTTTGCCGATGGCAGCCGGGCTTTGTCCTACTTGCGCAACCTTACCGAAGCCGACCTGCTTCCCTGCCTCATTATTCTTGACGTGAACATGCCCGTGCTCAACGGCAAGGAAACTCTTCTGCGCCTGCGCCAGCTCCATAAATACGACAACGTGCCGGTAGTGCTCTTCACCACATCGTCAATGCCAGTGGACAGGCAATTTGCTACGCACAACAACGCCGGCTTTGTTACCAAGCCTTTGGGCTTCGAACAAATGGAAATGATTACGCATTCGTTTATTGATCATTGCTCCGAAGAAACACAGAAGAAGATAAGGAGGATGGGAAGCTAG
- a CDS encoding DUF2911 domain-containing protein — protein sequence MKYTLLSVCILALGACGDKPAQTQASSQPNVIRDSNLVKKEAANPYVPVDVSPMDMLYYPTDYPVKKMNEQAKGSPVARVIYSRPHRGGRTLFGGLVQWGQPWRLGANEATEVEFFQPVIVQKKRIEKGRYVLYAIPFQDHWTLVLNSNLFSWGLKLNPQDDVARFDEPSTAAPQLIEYFTMDFEKTASGVDLIMAWENTEVRLPIQF from the coding sequence ATGAAATACACGCTTCTTTCTGTCTGTATTCTTGCCCTTGGCGCCTGTGGAGACAAGCCCGCACAAACGCAAGCCTCCTCGCAACCAAACGTCATTCGCGATTCAAACCTCGTTAAAAAAGAAGCCGCTAATCCCTACGTTCCGGTAGATGTGTCGCCGATGGACATGCTTTACTACCCCACCGATTACCCCGTAAAAAAAATGAACGAACAAGCAAAAGGCTCGCCGGTGGCGCGGGTCATCTACAGCCGTCCGCACCGCGGCGGACGAACCTTGTTTGGCGGCCTTGTGCAATGGGGACAACCCTGGCGGCTCGGTGCTAACGAAGCCACTGAGGTTGAGTTTTTTCAACCGGTGATCGTTCAAAAAAAGCGCATCGAAAAAGGGCGGTATGTTTTGTACGCCATTCCCTTTCAGGATCATTGGACCCTTGTGTTGAACAGCAATCTTTTTTCCTGGGGCCTGAAATTAAATCCGCAGGATGATGTAGCCCGCTTTGACGAACCGTCAACCGCCGCGCCGCAGTTGATTGAATACTTTACCATGGATTTTGAAAAAACAGCAAGCGGCGTCGATTTAATCATGGCCTGGGAAAACACCGAAGTTCGTTTGCCCATTCAATTTTAA